One Vibrio penaeicida DNA segment encodes these proteins:
- a CDS encoding NAD(P)/FAD-dependent oxidoreductase, whose amino-acid sequence MTRIIVVGGGAGGLELATKLGRTLGRKGRANVTLVDRKASHLWKPLLHEVATGSLDEGVDALSYRAHAKNHHFDFQMGSLKDIDRERKVIFLTELRDEQDELLMPERELEYDILVMAIGSTSNDFNTPGVRDNCIFLDSPEQAHRFRTEMNNEFLKLHAKNGQGTVDIAIVGAGATGVELSAELHNAVKELRTYGFGDLDSSKLNVNLVEAGERILPALPPRISAAAHQELTKLGVNVRTATMVTQADEDGLTTKEGEKIHAQIMVWAAGIKAPDFIKDIAGLETNRINQLVVKDTLQTTRDDDIFVIGDLAQCTQADGKFVPPRAQAAHQMASQAFTNIVAKLNGRDIKPYIYKDHGSLVSLSRFSTVGSLMGNLTKGSMMVEGRIARVVYISLYRMHQMALHGVIKTGLMMLVGRINRVLRPNLKLH is encoded by the coding sequence GTGACGCGTATTATAGTTGTAGGCGGTGGCGCAGGTGGACTTGAACTTGCAACCAAGCTAGGGCGTACTTTGGGTCGAAAAGGGCGTGCAAACGTGACTTTGGTAGACCGTAAAGCCAGCCATTTGTGGAAACCTTTGTTGCATGAAGTGGCAACGGGTTCTTTGGATGAAGGTGTCGATGCATTGAGCTACCGAGCTCATGCTAAAAATCATCACTTTGATTTTCAAATGGGCAGCCTAAAAGACATTGATCGAGAGCGTAAGGTTATTTTCTTAACCGAGCTTCGAGATGAGCAAGATGAACTTTTGATGCCGGAGCGAGAACTTGAGTACGATATTCTCGTTATGGCCATCGGTTCTACCTCAAATGATTTCAACACGCCAGGTGTTCGAGACAACTGTATTTTCCTTGATAGCCCAGAGCAAGCTCACCGTTTCCGTACTGAAATGAACAATGAGTTCTTGAAGCTACACGCGAAAAACGGCCAAGGCACAGTTGATATTGCGATTGTTGGTGCTGGTGCAACTGGAGTAGAGCTCTCTGCCGAACTTCACAATGCTGTCAAAGAACTCCGAACTTACGGTTTTGGGGACTTGGACTCTAGCAAACTCAATGTAAACCTTGTTGAGGCGGGCGAGCGAATTCTTCCTGCACTACCACCTCGTATTTCAGCCGCAGCGCATCAAGAGTTAACCAAGCTTGGTGTTAATGTACGTACGGCAACGATGGTTACTCAAGCTGACGAAGACGGCTTAACGACCAAGGAAGGCGAGAAGATTCATGCTCAAATTATGGTTTGGGCTGCGGGAATCAAAGCCCCAGATTTCATTAAAGACATCGCTGGCTTGGAAACAAATCGCATAAATCAGTTGGTCGTTAAAGACACACTCCAAACCACGCGTGATGATGACATTTTTGTTATCGGCGATCTTGCGCAATGTACGCAAGCTGATGGGAAGTTCGTGCCACCACGTGCGCAAGCTGCCCACCAAATGGCAAGCCAAGCGTTTACCAATATTGTGGCGAAATTGAACGGACGTGATATTAAGCCATACATATACAAAGACCATGGTTCACTGGTTTCGTTGAGCCGATTCTCTACAGTAGGTAGCTTGATGGGTAATCTTACCAAAGGCTCAATGATGGTTGAGGGTAGGATTGCTAGGGTGGTTTACATATCATTGTACAGAATGCACCAAATGGCCTTACACGGTGTGATTAAAACGGGGCTTATGATGCTCGTTGGTCGAATTAATCGCGTGTTGCGTCCAAACTTAAAACTGCATTAA
- a CDS encoding GNAT family N-acetyltransferase, with product MHFSPDFCIITQRLVLRLIKNEEVGSFTQAIQTSPSLHQWLDWCDSDFSTEDGYDFLIANRLNWLKGLAFGFGVFDKETNQFMGMVALTERYLSFNMGCLGYWISDSHQHQGYGKEALEALIECCFSKMKLTRLEIVCDPENIISHKIAEKCGAICEGVARNRFVHNGKPKDGIVYSIIPE from the coding sequence ATGCACTTTTCACCTGATTTTTGCATCATCACTCAACGACTCGTACTTCGTTTGATTAAAAATGAAGAAGTCGGGTCGTTTACGCAAGCGATTCAAACCTCCCCATCTCTCCATCAATGGCTCGACTGGTGCGACAGCGATTTTTCGACGGAAGACGGTTATGACTTCCTCATAGCCAATCGACTGAACTGGTTAAAAGGTCTGGCTTTTGGCTTTGGTGTCTTTGATAAAGAGACTAACCAATTTATGGGAATGGTCGCTCTCACTGAACGCTATTTATCTTTCAATATGGGGTGTTTGGGCTATTGGATTTCTGATTCACATCAACATCAAGGTTATGGGAAGGAAGCGCTAGAGGCTTTAATTGAATGCTGTTTTAGTAAGATGAAACTGACTCGGCTAGAAATTGTGTGTGACCCTGAGAACATCATCAGCCACAAAATTGCTGAAAAGTGCGGAGCCATCTGCGAGGGAGTTGCACGAAACCGTTTCGTTCATAACGGTAAACCCAAAGATGGCATCGTATATTCGATCATTCCTGAATAA
- a CDS encoding peptidoglycan binding protein CsiV yields the protein MKKLIPLLLCLFSFESMAARQFDIEVILFKRAVDPEILNEAWPNQNPQVNLEGTYSFQDSEGMRRKGAALLPKSSYALNAQYNALRKHAAFTPLLHVAWRQGDRGSHSAPVFKINAGKDYSQQFDETGKARTKNQLVADLGDGITEETHFQPNYELEGKLQVYVQHYLFADIKLDLKKPSIRDVTFEEKALELTPEEGNDTVQVGNLESVSPTLQVEEFLKSYRMDQKRRMRSTETHYLDHPLMGMIIQVRRVD from the coding sequence ATGAAAAAACTGATCCCATTACTGCTGTGCCTGTTTTCATTTGAATCTATGGCAGCCCGACAATTTGATATAGAAGTCATTTTGTTTAAACGCGCAGTGGATCCCGAAATTCTGAACGAAGCTTGGCCCAATCAAAACCCTCAAGTTAATTTGGAGGGTACTTATTCTTTCCAAGATTCAGAGGGCATGCGTCGTAAAGGGGCCGCCTTGCTGCCCAAATCAAGCTACGCGCTCAACGCCCAATACAACGCATTAAGAAAACACGCGGCATTTACCCCTCTTCTTCATGTTGCTTGGCGACAAGGAGACAGAGGCAGTCACAGTGCGCCAGTATTTAAAATTAACGCGGGCAAAGATTATTCTCAGCAGTTTGATGAAACAGGCAAAGCTCGTACGAAAAACCAGTTAGTTGCAGATTTAGGTGATGGGATTACCGAAGAAACCCATTTCCAACCAAACTATGAACTGGAAGGAAAACTTCAAGTTTACGTACAGCACTACCTATTTGCAGACATTAAACTTGATTTAAAAAAGCCAAGTATTCGTGATGTAACATTCGAAGAAAAAGCTCTAGAGCTAACACCCGAAGAAGGTAACGATACTGTTCAAGTTGGTAACTTGGAGTCCGTTTCCCCAACATTGCAAGTTGAAGAGTTCCTTAAGTCTTACCGCATGGACCAGAAGCGACGTATGCGCAGCACAGAAACCCACTATTTGGATCACCCATTAATGGGTATGATAATTCAAGTTCGTCGTGTTGATTAA
- the lpoB gene encoding penicillin-binding protein activator LpoB, producing MKKSAIALLGLAAILGGCSNQVSYGDAQAVETTTIDFGSTDLQTIAGQMVDSMLMSGSVAAITRESRPIVFVERIKNKTSEHIDTESITDSISTKMLNSGKFRFVDMDRVESVREQLNFQNNDELVNQSSAIQFGKMVGAQYMLYGNLASIVKNAGSDQDVYYKMTMRLMDLETGLIEWADETEIRKQKSKSFLGL from the coding sequence ATGAAAAAAAGTGCTATTGCCCTACTTGGACTCGCTGCAATTTTGGGTGGTTGTTCAAACCAAGTGTCTTATGGTGACGCTCAAGCCGTTGAAACGACTACTATAGATTTTGGTTCTACTGACTTACAAACAATTGCAGGTCAAATGGTAGACAGTATGCTGATGTCAGGTTCTGTAGCGGCAATCACTCGTGAGAGCCGTCCAATTGTTTTTGTTGAGCGAATTAAGAACAAAACCAGTGAGCATATCGATACAGAATCCATCACGGATTCAATCAGTACTAAAATGCTGAATTCTGGTAAGTTCCGCTTCGTTGATATGGATCGTGTTGAATCGGTACGTGAACAACTGAACTTCCAAAACAATGACGAACTTGTAAATCAAAGCAGCGCTATCCAGTTTGGTAAAATGGTAGGTGCTCAGTACATGCTTTACGGAAACCTAGCAAGTATCGTTAAGAACGCTGGAAGCGACCAAGACGTTTACTACAAAATGACGATGCGTTTAATGGACCTAGAGACAGGTCTAATTGAATGGGCTGATGAAACTGAAATCCGTAAGCAAAAATCTAAGAGCTTCCTAGGTCTATAA
- a CDS encoding phosphotransferase gives MGWQEAVQLDDSLVSLTDYFPDPPEEMELLSGGLSNRCWKISHQDRQYVWRPVSKSTSVFGISRANEYHLLVALSSYQFSPNPVLNNDRGLLVNWIDGQPVGDQISQDELLNTLATIHNVQINDKPIQKLLFSEKVDHLWMQLANEQKDEALVSLYKKHREPLYLPESLKTLCHLDLGAYNLIRARDGIGVIDWEYSAIGDPRMDLAMTIEVSGLSPEIAVAMYCHYRGIDLSDMGEWQQNVELWLPKIRLLGMLWYQIGYQLWGDDLYYERFQQLKMELLKTLN, from the coding sequence ATGGGATGGCAAGAGGCAGTTCAACTCGATGATTCCTTAGTATCACTTACCGACTACTTTCCTGACCCACCAGAAGAGATGGAACTTCTCTCTGGTGGGCTTAGCAATAGATGTTGGAAAATATCCCATCAGGATCGCCAATATGTATGGCGACCAGTTTCAAAAAGTACGTCAGTTTTCGGTATTTCACGTGCTAACGAATACCACCTTCTAGTGGCGCTTTCCTCTTATCAATTCTCACCAAATCCAGTTCTAAACAATGATCGTGGATTACTCGTCAATTGGATTGACGGGCAACCAGTTGGCGATCAAATTTCTCAAGATGAACTTTTGAATACTCTCGCAACGATTCATAACGTCCAGATAAACGATAAGCCCATTCAAAAACTGCTGTTTTCCGAAAAAGTTGATCACTTGTGGATGCAACTTGCTAACGAACAGAAAGACGAAGCCTTAGTTAGTCTATATAAAAAGCATCGTGAACCACTGTATTTACCTGAATCACTCAAAACCTTATGTCATTTGGATTTAGGTGCTTATAACTTAATTCGAGCGCGCGATGGGATTGGTGTCATCGATTGGGAATATTCGGCTATTGGTGATCCTAGGATGGATCTTGCAATGACGATTGAAGTTTCCGGTCTTAGCCCTGAAATCGCGGTAGCAATGTATTGTCATTATCGCGGGATCGATTTGTCCGATATGGGTGAGTGGCAACAGAATGTAGAATTGTGGTTACCTAAAATCCGACTGTTAGGGATGTTGTGGTATCAAATAGGTTACCAGTTGTGGGGCGACGATTTGTATTATGAACGATTCCAGCAGCTTAAAATGGAGTTGTTGAAAACACTTAATTGA
- the ycfP gene encoding alpha/beta hydrolase YcfP codes for MIIYLHGFDSTSPGNHEKVLQLQFIDDDIRFVNYSTLHPKHDMQHLLKEVHKAMEMSSDPNPLICGVGLGGYWSERIGFLSGIKQVIFNPNLHPEDNMQGRIDRPEEYEDIATKCVEKFRTKNKDNCLVILSREDEIRNNQISADELEPYYQVVWDESETHKFKKISQHLQMMKQFKEQSGG; via the coding sequence ATGATTATCTATTTGCACGGCTTTGACTCAACTAGCCCCGGAAATCACGAGAAAGTACTTCAACTTCAGTTTATTGACGATGATATTCGATTTGTAAACTACAGCACTTTGCACCCAAAGCATGACATGCAGCATTTATTAAAAGAAGTCCACAAAGCAATGGAAATGTCTTCCGATCCAAACCCGCTGATCTGTGGGGTAGGGCTAGGTGGATATTGGTCCGAGCGTATTGGTTTCTTGTCTGGTATTAAACAAGTCATTTTTAACCCAAATTTACACCCAGAAGACAACATGCAAGGTCGTATTGATCGTCCCGAAGAATATGAAGACATCGCGACTAAATGCGTAGAGAAATTCAGAACAAAAAATAAAGATAATTGCCTTGTGATCTTGTCACGAGAGGATGAAATCCGAAACAACCAAATCTCAGCTGACGAGCTTGAACCATACTATCAAGTTGTTTGGGATGAATCTGAAACCCATAAGTTTAAAAAAATTTCGCAACACTTACAGATGATGAAGCAGTTTAAAGAGCAAAGCGGAGGTTGA
- a CDS encoding YcfL family protein, which produces MKRLSIVLLSAIAAFGCAQAPTAGLSIDGQSQRVIMSDNALGGRLDIDNIDTDEVNGHARGIVRLASQYKGDQHVQYRFYWYDDKGLEVNSKPGAWRKVIVRGFETISISEVSVNPNATQYRVQIRQANN; this is translated from the coding sequence ATGAAAAGATTATCGATTGTATTATTGTCTGCGATTGCAGCGTTCGGTTGTGCTCAGGCACCTACCGCTGGCTTGAGTATCGATGGACAATCGCAAAGAGTGATTATGAGCGACAATGCGTTAGGCGGTCGTTTAGATATCGACAATATTGATACGGATGAAGTGAATGGTCACGCACGTGGCATTGTTCGTCTGGCAAGCCAATACAAAGGCGACCAGCATGTTCAATATCGCTTTTATTGGTACGATGACAAAGGCTTAGAAGTAAACAGTAAACCTGGCGCTTGGCGCAAAGTCATTGTTAGAGGTTTTGAGACGATTTCGATTTCAGAAGTCTCTGTGAACCCTAATGCGACTCAATACCGTGTTCAAATTCGCCAAGCTAATAACTAA
- a CDS encoding type II secretion system protein, producing MQRGFTLLEMIVVIAILGVLASVATPRFIEVIDTSKTSVIESAGSAVRSANTFVRGIALTENIHLRSDATIEVEGKELRITKGNIVTTSDNLKNAIDTSITMTDYVPRGEVNGKNGVIFHFGLKDDNIESIRAKGCYLDVRNNSRGYIEYSSKTCKNGMN from the coding sequence ATGCAGCGAGGGTTTACTCTCCTCGAAATGATCGTTGTCATCGCGATTCTAGGAGTACTAGCATCCGTTGCAACGCCTAGATTCATTGAAGTAATTGATACATCGAAAACAAGTGTTATTGAAAGTGCGGGTAGTGCCGTACGTAGCGCAAACACATTTGTGCGAGGTATCGCACTCACCGAGAATATTCACCTTCGCTCCGACGCAACGATTGAGGTTGAAGGAAAAGAGCTACGTATAACTAAGGGAAATATTGTCACAACTTCCGACAACTTAAAAAACGCCATCGACACATCAATAACAATGACGGATTACGTACCCCGCGGAGAGGTTAACGGTAAGAATGGGGTTATCTTCCACTTTGGGCTGAAAGACGACAATATAGAGAGTATTAGAGCAAAAGGGTGCTATCTAGATGTAAGGAATAACTCGCGGGGCTACATTGAATACTCATCAAAGACTTGCAAAAACGGTATGAATTAA